The Primulina huaijiensis isolate GDHJ02 chromosome 17, ASM1229523v2, whole genome shotgun sequence genome window below encodes:
- the LOC140963531 gene encoding uncharacterized protein gives MASAPATTNPPHAYAETVDEITRIYKTLPPRPSIEVVEAAISVVQTVETEKALQLEDISKQVPPQDVPPEIFSVLQEARKSMVLFRCLEQKKEAAHLIEQDKIFQVFDELIQKVSAMVSGDDHVEKEYDSGSVDDEFEESVVMTAKTCDEVDSKSGNEFKGSLPRFSKTDAIVPSSAKEEAEAEKLDLLDLAAVIENSARKKANILDLRGKLVDKVEWLPLSLGKLSTLTELYLSENRIMALPTSIADLSALMILDARGNQLINLPSSFGEMCNLTDVNLSANMLKSLPESFGSLTNLINLDLSSNRFSNLPNVVGNLTSLKILNVETNALEELPYTIGLCVSLVELRLDSNNLKALPEGIGQLEQLEILTFHYNRVKRLPSTIGNLSHLRELNASFNELENIPETLCFGSKLEKLNVGKNFADLRTLPESLGKIEMLEELDISDNQIKILPDSFRFLSKLTKFRADQTPLEVPPMHITKMGAQAVVQYMADFVTERDAMSKQPKKKRGFCSYICPLLCFGVGSD, from the exons ATGGCCTCCGCCCCGGCGACGACTAACCCGCCACACGCATATGCAGAAACTGTTGATGAAATCACTAGAATCTACAAAACCCTCCCGCCGAGACCCTCCATCGAAGTGGTTGAGGCCGCCATCTCTGTAGTCCAGACAGTGGAAACAGAGAAAGCTCTTCAATTGGAGGACATTTCAAAGCAAGTGCCTCCACAGGACGTGCCCCCTGAAATCTTCTCCGTGCTTCAAGAAGCTCGGAAATCAATGGTACTGTTTCGATGCCTTGAGCAGAAGAAGGAGGCGGCGCACTTGATCGAGCAAGACAAGATTTTTCAGGTGTTTGATGAGCTCATCCAGAAGGTTTCTGCGATGGTTTCTGGGGATGACCATGTGGAGAAAGAGTATGATTCGGGTTCTGTTGATGATGAATTCGAGGAAAGTGTTGTGATGACTGCGAAAACTTGCGATGAAGTTGACTCCAAGAGTGGGAATGAATTCAAAGGTTCTTTGCCAAGATTTTCTAAAACAGATGCAATTGTTCCATCTTCAG CTAAAGAAGAGGCAGAAGCTGAAAAATTGGATCTGCTGGACTTGGCTGCAGTAATCGAGAATTCTGCTAGAAAGAAAGCAAATATTTTAGACCTTCGGGGAAAATTGGTAGACAAGGTCGAATGGCTTCCTCTCTCTCTTGGGAAGTTATCAACACTCACAGAGCTATATCTATCTGAAAACCGTATCATGGCTCTTCCAACATCCATAGCTGATCTTAGCGCCTTGATGATACTTGATGCCCGTGGCAATCAACTTATAAACCTTCCCTCTTCTTTTGGTGAAATGTGTAATTTGACCGATGTGAATCTCTCTGCAAATATGTTAAAATCACTTCCCGAGTCTTTTGGGAGCTTGACCAATCTAATTAATCTAGATTTAAGTTCAAACCGCTTCTCGAATTTGCCAAATGTAGTTGGGAATCTAACTTCTTTAAAGATCTTGAATGTGGAGACAAATGCTCTTGAAGAACTTCCTTATACGATTGGGTTATGCGTTTCACTTGTAGAACTGAGATTGGATTCCAATAATCTCAAAGCTCTTCCTGAGGGAATCGGACAGCTTGAACAGTTAGAGATCCTGACTTTTCACTACAACAGGGTCAAAAGATTACCATCAACCATTGGGAATCTTTCGCACTTGAGAGAACTCAACGCTAGCTTCAATGAACTTGAGAACATACCCGAAACACTTTGTTTTGGTTCAAAGTTGGAGAAACTGAATGTGGGGAAAAATTTTGCTGACCTAAGAACATTGCCAGAATCACTTGGAAAGATTGAGATGCTAGAAGAGCTCGACATAAGTGACAATCAAATCAAAATCTTGCCTGATTCCTTTAGATTTCTGTCAAAGTTGACAAAATTTCGAGCTGATCAGACTCCATTGGAAGTGCCACCGATGCATATAACGAAAATGGGCGCGCAG GCTGTTGTACAATATATGGCTGATTTTGTTACTGAGAGGGATGCAATGTCTAAACAACCGAAGAAGAAAAGAGGTTTCTGTTCTTATATATGCCCACTCCTGTGCTTTGGTGTTGGAAGTGATTAA
- the LOC140963566 gene encoding sugar carrier protein A-like, producing MPGGSIGAAGIPKERAEEYKGRVTGYVIIACVVAAVGGSLFGYDIGISGGVTSMDGFLEKFFPAVYRNKKHAHENNYCKYNNQRLAAFTSSLYLAGLVSSLVASPITRRFGRRGSIICGGICFMIGAALDASAVNIVMLILGRIMLGFGIGFGNQAVPLYLSEMAPTHLRGGLNMMFQLATTLGIFTANMINYGTEKIRPWGWRLSLGLAAVPAVLMTIGGILLPETPNSLIERGHQEKGKKVLEKIRGTSDVHAELEDIIDASELANSIEHPFRNILEKRNRPQLVMAIFMPTFQILTGINSILFYAPVLFQSIGFGGNASLYSSALTGAVLASSTFISIATVDKWGRRALLISGGIQMVVCQVIVAVILGLKFGSDKELSKSYSILVVVVICLFVTAFGWSWGPLGWTVPSEIFPLEIRSAGQSITVAVNLFFTFIIGQSFLSLLCAFKFGIFLFFAGWITIMTIFVYFFLPETKGVPIEEMIFLWKKHWFWKRIVL from the exons ATGCCAGGCGGTTCGATTGGGGCGGCCGGAATTCCCAAAGAGAGGGCCGAGGAATACAAAGGAAGGGTCACTGGTTATGTGATCATTGCTTGTGTTGTTGCCGCCGTTGGCGGATCACTCTTCGGCTATGATATTGGGATTTCAG GAGGAGTCACATCCATGGATGGATTTCTTGAGAAATTCTTCCCGGCTGTGTACAGAAACAAGAAGCATGCTCATGAGAACAATTATTGCAAGTACAATAACCAAAGGCTTGCAGCATTTACTTCATCACTTTATCTTGCTGGTTTGGTGTCTTCATTGGTTGCTTCCCCGATCACTAGGAGATTTGGCCGTCGAGGGAGTATAATATGTGGTGGTATATGTTTCATGATAGGAGCTGCACTTGATGCTTCTGCAGTAAATATTGTCATGCTCATTTTAGGCCGAATCATGCTTGGGTTTGGTATTGGGTTTGGCAACCAG GCAGTGCCGCTATATTTGTCAGAGATGGCACCAACCCATCTGCGAGGAGGCCTTAATATGATGTTCCAGTTGGCCACAACACTAGGAATTTTCACTGCCAATATGATAAATTATGGAACAGAAAAGATTCGTCCTTGGGGATGGAGGCTGTCCTTGGGGCTTGCTGCAGTACCGGCAGTCTTGATGACAATTGGAGGAATCCTACTACCCGAAACGCCAAACAGTCTAATCGAGAGAGGCCAccaagaaaaaggaaaaaaagttCTTGAAAAGATCAGAGGCACAAGTGATGTGCATGCCGAGCTGGAAGACATAATTGATGCGAGTGAACTTGCAAATTCCATCGAGCATCCATTTAGAAATATACTCGAGAAGAGAAACCGACCACAGTTAGTGATGGCGATTTTTATGCCAACTTTTCAGATACTCACGGGCATAAACTCCATTCTTTTCTATGCACCAGTCCTGTTTCAGAGTATAGGATTTGGCGGAAATGCATCACTTTACTCTTCAGCTTTGACGGGAGCTGTTCTTGCTTCGTCAACCTTTATCTCTATTGCAACGGTTGACAAATGGGGCCGTAGAGCTTTGCTGATAAGCGGAGGAATACAAATGGTTGTGTGTCAG GTGATAGTTGCAGTAATACTTGGACTCAAATTCGGCAGTGACAAGGAACTTTCCAAGAGCTACTCAATACTAGTGGTGGTAGTAATCTGCTTGTTTGTGACAGCATTCGGATGGTCATGGGGCCCCCTCGGCTGGACCGTGCCGAGTGAAATATTCCCATTAGAGATACGATCAGCTGGACAAAGCATAACGGTAGCAGTAAACCTTTTCTTCACATTCATAATTGGCCAGTCCTTCCTCTCCCTGCTGTGTGCCTTCAAGTTCGGGATATTCCTCTTCTTCGCTGGCTGGATTACAATTATGACCATCTTTGTGTACTTTTTCTTGCCTGAGACTAAGGGTGTTCCCATAGAAGAGATGATTTTCTTGTGGAAAAAGCATTGGTTTTGGAAAAGGATTGTGCTATAG
- the LOC140962717 gene encoding transmembrane 9 superfamily member 11-like, whose translation MDCITNFKIWVLLVFMAFVHLGHGFYLPGSYPHKYAVGDALNMKVNSLTSIETEMPFSYYSLPFCQPKKIKDSAENLGELLMGDRIENSPYRFKMYTNQTEIFLCQTKPLSSEETKLLKKRIDEMYQVNVILDNLPAIRNVQKDGITLRWTGYLVGAKTLDGYFLFNHLKFTVLVHKYEEPNVAHVMGTGDAAEMIPTGGNSGSEAPGYMVVGFEVEPCSFRHNADFVKKLDVYNKYPASIKCDGSAPAMAIKENEPLVFTYEVSFVERDIKWPSRWDAYLKMEGAKVHWFSILNSLMVVTFLAGIVLVIFLRTVRRDLTRYEELDKEAQAQMNEELSGWKLIVGDVFRVPTNPSLLCVMVGDGVQIIGMAVVTILFSALGFMSPASRGTLITGMLFFYMILGIAAGYVAVRMWTTIFNGNKTGWVSVSWKVACFFPGISFLILTTLNFLLWGSHSTGAIPFSLFVVLILLWFCISVPLTLVGGYYGAKAPHFEYPVRTNQIPREIPPQKCPSWLLVLGAGTLPFGTLFIELFFIMSSIWMGRVYYVFGFLLIVLMLLVVVCAEVSLVLTYMHLCVEDWKWWWKSFFASGSVALYIFLYSINYLIFDLKSLNGPVSATLYLGYSLFMVLAIMLATGTVGLLSSFWFVHYLFSSVKLD comes from the coding sequence ATGGATTGTATTACCAATTTCAAGATCTGGGTCTTGCTTGTTTTCATGGCGTTCGTTCACCTAGGGCACGGGTTTTACCTCCCTGGTAGTTATCCTCACAAATATGCAGTGGGGGATGCGCTGAATATGAAGGTCAATTCTTTGACTTCAATAGAGACTGAGATGCCCTTTAGCTACTACAGTTTACCGTTTTGTCAGCCAAAAAAGATCAAGGACAGTGCGGAGAATCTTGGTGAGCTGCTTATGGGAGATAGGATAGAGAATTCTCCATATAGGTTTAAGATGTACACGAATCAGACCGAGATTTTCCTGTGCCAAACTAAGCCTTTGTCGTCTGAGGAAACAAAACTTCTGAAAAAGAGGATTGATGAGATGTATCAGGTCAATGTGATTCTTGATAACTTGCCTGCTATTCGGAATGTTCAGAAGGATGGAATTACGTTGAGGTGGACTGGTTACCTAGTTGGTGCTAAGACGCTGGATGGCTACTTTTTGTTTAATCACTTGAAATTTACAGTCCTTGTACATAAATACGAGGAGCCCAACGTGGCTCATGTTATGGGTACTGGGGATGCGGCTGAGATGATACCTACTGGTGGAAACTCAGGTTCCGAAGCACCTGGGTACATGGTTGTTGGTTTTGAGGTGGAGCCTTGTAGTTTCAGGCACAATGCTGACTTTGTGAAGAAGTTGGACGTGTATAACAAGTACCCAGCATCAATTAAATGTGATGGGAGTGCACCTGCCATGGCTATTAAAGAGAACGAGCCGCTGGTTTTTACGTATGAGGTGTCATTTGTTGAGAGGGACATCAAGTGGCCGTCAAGATGGGATGCATATTTGAAAATGGAGGGAGCGAAAGTTCATTGGTTCTCGATTCTGAACTCCCTCATGGTAGTCACTTTCTTGGCCGGAATTGTTCTTGTAATATTTTTGAGGACTGTTAGGCGAGATCTTACTCGGTACGAGGAGCTCGACAAGGAAGCTCAAGCCCAGATGAACGAGGAGTTGTCCGGATGGAAACTCATTGTGGGTGATGTTTTTCGTGTGCCTACTAATCCATCCCTTTTGTGCGTGATGGTTGGAGATGGAGTTCAGATTATTGGAATGGCTGTTGTGACGATCTTGTTTTCTGCCCTTGGATTTATGTCCCCAGCATCCCGTGGTACACTGATAACTGGTATGCTGTTTTTCTACATGATTCTTGGAATCGCTGCTGGATATGTTGCAGTTCGGATGTGGACTACTATCTTCAATGGAAATAAAACGGGATGGGTTTCGGTCTCGTGGAAGGTTGCTTGTTTCTTCCCCGGTATATCCTTCCTCATTCTTACAACTTTGAATTTCCTATTATGGGGTAGTCACAGCACAGGAGCAATTCCATTTTCATTGTTTGTCGTACTTATTTTGCTGTGGTTCTGTATCTCGGTTCCGCTTACCCTCGTTGGTGGTTACTATGGTGCAAAGGCGCCTCATTTTGAATATCCTGTTCGAACTAACCAAATTCCCCGCGAAATCCCTCCTCAGAAGTGCCCATCTTGGCTTTTGGTTCTAGGGGCTGGTACCCTTCCTTTTGGAACACTTTTCATCGAGCTTTTCTTCATCATGTCAAGCATCTGGATGGGTCGCGTGTACTATGTTTTTGGATTTCTCCTCATAGTTCTTATGCTTTTGGTGGTAGTCTGTGCTGAAGTATCCCTTGTTCTCACTTACATGCATCTTTGTGTGGAAGATTGGAAATGGTGGTGGAAATCTTTCTTTGCTTCCGGTTCTGTCGCGTTATACATTTTCTTGTACTCTATCAACTACCTGATATTTGATCTTAAGAGCTTGAATGGTCCTGTCTCTGCGACCCTTTACTTGGGTTATTCACTTTTCATGGTCCTAGCCATTATGCTCGCTACTGGCACGGTTGGCCTTCTTTCATCATTCTGGTTTGTGCATTACTTGTTTTCTTCCGTGAAGCTGGACTAA